From Humisphaera borealis, the proteins below share one genomic window:
- a CDS encoding heme-dependent oxidative N-demethylase family protein, which produces MALPQPDNLPDPPEYLPFRSGTFRQTLGMKGLRDSEWIELDRAAPSELALKRSLLADHRSAVFVATERAWASSHEAVELLCQHLIRYLPKWYATENGQIVNRITGERWPLPDATLMSGMHPLELAARLVQEDWCVLDETPQGLKLSAGCVCFPSRWCVSEKIGMSVSAIHGPVPLYDAHIGLQTDQFLDRLTVDRPVWRVNWSLHDGPNLFRPDAPPMWPEGELPVSEVPTKVWLRVERQTLRRLPASGAVLFGIRTHIRPLSDLADRPEVVAALAAAVAEWPPEVVAYKGCMRSLPSILRWLELSANRAVG; this is translated from the coding sequence ATGGCCCTGCCGCAGCCTGACAATCTCCCCGATCCGCCTGAGTATCTTCCCTTCCGATCCGGCACCTTTCGCCAGACGCTGGGCATGAAAGGGCTGCGTGACTCGGAATGGATCGAGCTCGATCGCGCGGCCCCGTCCGAGCTGGCATTGAAAAGGTCGCTGCTGGCCGATCATCGGTCGGCGGTTTTCGTGGCGACCGAAAGAGCTTGGGCATCGTCGCACGAAGCGGTTGAACTGCTCTGTCAGCATCTGATTCGCTATCTTCCGAAATGGTACGCGACCGAAAACGGGCAGATCGTCAATCGGATTACCGGCGAGCGATGGCCGCTGCCTGATGCAACCCTCATGTCCGGCATGCATCCATTGGAACTTGCGGCCAGACTGGTCCAGGAGGATTGGTGTGTGCTCGATGAGACGCCGCAGGGTTTGAAACTATCGGCCGGGTGCGTTTGTTTTCCCTCGCGGTGGTGCGTGTCAGAGAAGATCGGAATGTCGGTGTCGGCAATCCACGGCCCCGTCCCCCTCTACGATGCGCATATCGGTCTGCAAACCGACCAGTTTCTCGACCGCCTGACGGTCGATCGTCCGGTTTGGCGCGTGAACTGGAGTCTTCACGATGGCCCGAATCTGTTCCGCCCCGACGCACCGCCGATGTGGCCCGAGGGGGAATTGCCCGTCTCCGAGGTGCCCACGAAAGTGTGGCTGCGCGTCGAACGGCAGACGCTGCGCCGGCTGCCGGCCAGCGGCGCGGTCTTGTTCGGCATTCGCACGCATATCCGGCCATTGTCGGACCTGGCCGATCGCCCCGAAGTCGTTGCCGCGCTCGCCGCCGCGGTGGCCGAGTGGCCACCGGAGGTCGTCGCCTATAAGGGATGCATGCGTTCCCTGCCGAGCATCCTGCGCTGGCTCGAACTGAGCGCGAATAGGGCAGTCGGATGA
- a CDS encoding type II toxin-antitoxin system VapC family toxin, with translation MGARVRRKYLLDTNQLTHAAANRGSPVVKRIRQVSSAGDAVGVCVPVLCEAHAGFAGLSEAKREHYLEELRHLMRLLRLWPLDSDAAVEYGRIYQSCRQVGRVLSPVDMMLAALAREERLILVTADRDFDALPDLRIEDWTLE, from the coding sequence GTGGGGGCTCGAGTGAGGCGAAAATATCTGCTCGACACGAATCAGCTTACACACGCCGCCGCTAATCGGGGATCACCAGTTGTCAAACGCATTCGCCAAGTGAGCTCGGCGGGAGATGCTGTTGGCGTTTGCGTTCCCGTTCTCTGCGAGGCTCACGCCGGCTTTGCCGGATTGTCTGAAGCCAAGCGAGAGCACTACCTCGAAGAACTTCGACATCTGATGCGATTGCTGCGACTGTGGCCTCTGGATTCTGACGCAGCCGTCGAATACGGGCGTATCTATCAGAGCTGTCGCCAAGTCGGACGCGTGCTTTCTCCCGTCGATATGATGCTTGCCGCGTTGGCTCGCGAGGAGCGCCTGATTCTGGTTACTGCGGACCGAGATTTCGACGCACTGCCCGACCTCCGCATCGAGGACTGGACGCTTGAGTAG
- a CDS encoding glucose 1-dehydrogenase, whose translation MRLEGKKVLVTGAGKGIGREICKLLSACGAEVFAVSRTAADLQSLAAEIPCKTIVADLAEAQQAVSAAEQALKLAGRIDCLVNNAGISIPQSFLDTTADAFDRTMAVNVRAVMLITQVIAKDWIARKSPGAVVNLSSQASMAALADHAAYCASKGGLDMLTKVMALELGPHQIRVNAVNPTVTLTPMGEMAWGDPKKSGPMLAKIPLGRFAKPIHVANAVAYLLSDAADMIHGVTLPVDGGFLAQ comes from the coding sequence ATCCGCCTTGAAGGTAAGAAAGTTCTCGTCACCGGTGCCGGCAAAGGGATCGGCCGGGAGATCTGCAAACTGCTGTCGGCGTGCGGGGCCGAAGTCTTCGCCGTCAGCCGGACGGCGGCCGACCTTCAGTCGCTCGCCGCCGAGATCCCCTGCAAGACGATCGTCGCCGATCTCGCCGAGGCGCAGCAGGCGGTCTCGGCGGCGGAGCAGGCACTAAAGCTTGCCGGCCGGATCGACTGCCTGGTGAACAATGCCGGCATCTCCATTCCGCAGTCGTTCCTCGACACGACCGCCGACGCATTCGACCGCACGATGGCGGTCAATGTGCGGGCGGTCATGCTCATCACGCAGGTGATCGCGAAGGACTGGATCGCCCGCAAATCGCCGGGCGCGGTGGTGAACCTGTCGAGCCAGGCATCAATGGCCGCGCTGGCCGACCACGCGGCTTATTGCGCCAGCAAAGGCGGGCTCGACATGCTGACGAAGGTAATGGCGCTGGAGCTCGGACCCCACCAGATTCGCGTGAACGCAGTCAACCCGACGGTAACGCTCACACCGATGGGCGAGATGGCGTGGGGCGATCCGAAGAAGAGCGGCCCGATGCTCGCCAAGATTCCGCTCGGCCGATTCGCCAAGCCGATCCACGTCGCCAATGCCGTCGCGTACCTGCTCAGCGACGCGGCGGACATGATTCATGGGGTGACGCTGCCGGTGGATGGTGGTTTTTTGGCGCAGTGA
- a CDS encoding DUF1501 domain-containing protein, with protein sequence MNHHRPNPNDIFLTRRDMLNRCGMGMGALALGNLMGQGGMLHGATAGDVAKAQAAGKPITSVGQPMNPLAAKDPQFPGKAKHVIHLFMNGGPSQVDTFDPKPMLTKHHGQALPASFKTERKTGSAFKSPFEFKKYGKSGLEVSDLFAKTAAAAADDLCVIRSMKADVPNHEPSLLLMNCGEARLPRPSFGTWVTYGLGTENQNLPGFVVMCPGGYPIQESQNWQSGFLPGVLQGTYIDTQHTDIRKLIEYIKSPSASTGEQRRQLDLLMQLNRKHQEKRQADQKLEARIQSFELAFRMQADASDAFDVSKEPQHILDMYGPGTQARQILIARRLVERGVRFVQVWHGEGQPWDNHDDIETGHKRLAGQCDQAIAALLTDLKQRGMLDETLVIWGGEFGRTPVVELPTPGSNAGKMNGRDHNHYGFTMWLAGGGSKPGVYGATDDFGFRAEVNPVHVHDLHATLMHLLGFDHEKFTYRYAGRDFRLTDVHGTVIKDLIA encoded by the coding sequence ATGAATCATCACCGCCCCAACCCCAACGACATCTTCCTCACCCGCCGCGACATGCTCAACCGTTGCGGCATGGGCATGGGCGCGCTCGCCCTGGGCAACCTGATGGGCCAGGGCGGCATGCTGCACGGCGCGACCGCCGGCGATGTCGCCAAGGCACAGGCTGCTGGCAAGCCGATTACGTCCGTCGGTCAGCCGATGAACCCGCTGGCGGCGAAGGACCCGCAGTTCCCCGGCAAGGCCAAGCACGTCATCCACCTGTTCATGAACGGCGGACCGTCGCAGGTCGATACCTTCGACCCAAAGCCGATGCTGACCAAGCATCACGGCCAGGCGCTGCCGGCGTCGTTCAAGACCGAACGCAAAACCGGTTCGGCGTTCAAGTCGCCGTTCGAGTTCAAGAAGTACGGCAAGAGCGGGCTGGAAGTGAGCGACCTGTTCGCCAAGACCGCCGCCGCGGCCGCCGACGACCTGTGCGTCATCCGCAGCATGAAGGCCGATGTCCCGAACCATGAGCCGTCGCTGCTGCTCATGAACTGTGGCGAGGCCCGTCTGCCGCGCCCCAGCTTCGGCACCTGGGTGACGTATGGCCTGGGCACCGAAAACCAGAACCTCCCCGGCTTCGTCGTCATGTGCCCCGGCGGATACCCGATCCAGGAATCGCAGAACTGGCAGAGCGGCTTCCTGCCCGGTGTGCTGCAAGGCACCTACATCGACACGCAGCACACCGACATCCGCAAGCTGATCGAGTACATCAAGAGCCCGTCCGCCAGCACCGGCGAGCAGCGCCGGCAGCTCGACCTGCTGATGCAGCTCAACCGCAAGCACCAGGAGAAGCGGCAGGCCGACCAGAAGCTGGAAGCCCGCATCCAGAGCTTCGAGCTCGCATTCCGCATGCAGGCCGACGCCAGCGACGCGTTCGACGTCAGCAAGGAACCCCAGCACATCCTGGACATGTACGGCCCCGGCACGCAGGCAAGGCAGATCCTGATCGCCCGGCGGCTGGTCGAGCGCGGCGTGCGGTTTGTTCAGGTCTGGCACGGCGAGGGCCAGCCGTGGGACAACCACGATGACATCGAGACTGGCCACAAGCGCCTCGCCGGCCAGTGCGACCAGGCGATCGCGGCGTTGCTGACGGACCTCAAGCAGCGCGGCATGCTCGACGAGACGCTGGTCATCTGGGGCGGCGAGTTCGGCCGCACGCCGGTCGTCGAACTGCCCACGCCCGGTAGCAACGCCGGCAAGATGAACGGCCGCGACCACAACCACTACGGCTTCACCATGTGGCTCGCCGGCGGCGGCAGCAAGCCCGGCGTCTACGGCGCGACGGACGACTTCGGCTTCCGCGCCGAGGTCAACCCCGTCCACGTCCACGACCTGCACGCCACCCTGATGCACCTGCTCGGCTTCGACCATGAAAAGTTCACGTACCGCTACGCCGGCCGCGACTTCCGGCTGACCGACGTGCATGGCACGGTGATCAAAGATCTGATTGCGTAG
- a CDS encoding NAD(P)-dependent alcohol dehydrogenase, translated as MNALVLEKTHHIQIRELPVDEPMGPHDVRIRIHTVGICGSDVHYYTHGRIGPFVVNAPMILGHEASGTVTEIGSAVTNLKPGDRVCMEPGIPDPNSRATRLGIYNLDPAVRFWATPPVHGCLRPSVVHPAAFTFKVPDNVSFAEAAMVEPLAVGMHAASKAIIKPGDVAVVMGAGPIGMVTALAALAGGVSRVVITDVQQPKLDLAATLGPVTAVNVAKESAKSVVDRLTEGWGADIVFECSGNPKAAAGVFDTLRPGGCVVMVGMPIEPVAYDVVAAQIKEARVEHVFRYAHVYPRALALMGAGKIDVKPLITDTFDFSDSVKAFDFAVKMPATSVKAQIVLD; from the coding sequence ATGAACGCACTAGTTCTTGAAAAAACCCACCACATCCAGATCCGCGAGCTGCCCGTTGACGAGCCCATGGGGCCGCATGACGTCCGGATCCGTATCCATACCGTGGGTATCTGCGGGTCCGACGTCCACTACTACACGCACGGCCGGATCGGGCCGTTTGTCGTCAATGCGCCGATGATTCTCGGCCACGAGGCTTCCGGCACGGTCACCGAAATCGGGTCGGCGGTGACGAACCTCAAGCCCGGCGACCGCGTCTGCATGGAACCCGGTATCCCCGACCCCAACTCCCGCGCCACCCGATTGGGCATCTACAACCTCGACCCCGCCGTGCGATTCTGGGCCACCCCGCCGGTCCATGGCTGCCTTCGGCCGAGCGTGGTTCATCCGGCGGCGTTCACGTTCAAGGTGCCGGACAACGTGAGCTTTGCCGAGGCCGCGATGGTCGAGCCCCTCGCCGTCGGTATGCACGCTGCGAGCAAAGCGATCATCAAGCCCGGCGATGTCGCGGTCGTCATGGGCGCGGGGCCGATCGGTATGGTGACGGCGCTAGCCGCTCTGGCCGGCGGTGTGAGCCGGGTGGTTATCACCGATGTGCAGCAGCCCAAGCTCGACCTCGCCGCGACGCTCGGCCCGGTGACCGCGGTCAATGTTGCCAAAGAATCGGCAAAATCGGTGGTCGACCGCCTGACCGAAGGCTGGGGTGCCGACATTGTTTTCGAGTGCAGCGGCAACCCCAAGGCCGCAGCCGGCGTGTTCGATACGCTCCGGCCCGGCGGATGCGTGGTGATGGTGGGTATGCCAATCGAGCCCGTCGCGTACGACGTGGTCGCCGCCCAGATCAAGGAAGCCCGCGTCGAGCACGTCTTCCGCTATGCCCACGTTTACCCCAGGGCCCTGGCGTTGATGGGCGCAGGCAAGATCGACGTCAAACCATTGATCACCGACACATTCGATTTCAGCGATTCGGTCAAGGCGTTCGACTTCGCCGTCAAAATGCCGGCGACGAGCGTGAAGGCGCAGATCGTGCTGGATTGA
- a CDS encoding DUF2304 domain-containing protein, whose protein sequence is MNPFRSAFLVLFGGLLIVLAVRRMRAYRLRERYALVFAVLALPFLGLAVWPDGLAWIAERLNIQYNTLALLGVSCFLMLAVFELLSIVSVQDQKITALSQLVGILMEKQKLVEKEHRPGADKSEPPA, encoded by the coding sequence ATGAACCCCTTCCGCAGCGCATTCCTCGTCCTCTTCGGCGGCCTGCTGATCGTCCTGGCGGTTCGGCGGATGCGGGCTTACCGCCTGCGTGAACGCTATGCACTGGTCTTTGCCGTACTTGCGCTGCCGTTCCTCGGCCTGGCCGTCTGGCCTGACGGCCTGGCCTGGATCGCCGAACGGCTCAACATCCAATACAACACGCTCGCACTGCTGGGGGTGAGCTGCTTCCTGATGCTCGCGGTCTTCGAACTGCTCAGCATTGTCAGCGTCCAGGACCAGAAAATCACCGCTTTGTCGCAGCTTGTTGGTATCCTGATGGAGAAGCAGAAGCTCGTGGAGAAGGAACATCGTCCGGGGGCGGATAAGAGCGAGCCGCCGGCGTAG